The proteins below come from a single Aegilops tauschii subsp. strangulata cultivar AL8/78 chromosome 6, Aet v6.0, whole genome shotgun sequence genomic window:
- the LOC109768250 gene encoding ATP-dependent DNA helicase Q-like 3 — translation MKKVLPLKGGSAGSKHGMKSPKELESVLKQYFGYSEFRGRQLEAIEAVLSGRDCFCLMPTGGGKSMCYQIPALVKTGVVLVISPLIALMENQVSSLKSKGIPAEFLSSTQTTANKNKIHEDLDSGNPSLKLLYVTPELVATSGFKAKLTKLHNRGLLGLVAIDEAHCISTWGHDFRPSYRKISSLRKQFPDIPILALTATAVPKVQKDVISSLSLQNPVILKASFNRPNIFYEVRYKDLLDDVYSDISNLLKSSGNVCSIIYCLERAACDDLTMHLSQLGISSAAYHAGLNSKVRTTVLDDWLSSRTQVVVATVAFGGALFIYWSYSSFQGIDRQDVRIVCHFNLPKSMESFYQESGRAGRDQQPSRSVLYYGLEDRRRMEFILRNSSSRKQQPSSSSTELSEKTLADFSQIVDYCESSSCRRKKIIESFGEKVQPTLCQRTCDACKHPNQVSSHLEDLRRVPNCRFNKISPVFQTSSVDPKHFNTEFWNREDDVSISDEDISDSDDEEEALSNITISKLPSKGGFEARLEALERAENAYNQAKGQTKPQGGNLVDKKSISQTLRDASRKRLSGALGQAKLRLGDLRFAEEASATHLETECFKKYQKVGKTFYNSQIAATVRWLSSSTSDQIHGRLEALTNQTTEAGAATSSPCIISDALGKAEKPAEATVSYELAKTEPSDEFAKTMASTENMEPSKMSPPEKSVGEEARRDGAIGTMDLPKIPSFREFMSQKGRDRATSSSRAESQPRGIPRKAGPVISKEGTTGTSKKMKL, via the exons ATGAAGAAGGTGCTTCCCCTAAAGGGCGGGTCGGCAGGCTCGAAGCATGGGATGAAGTCTCCCAAGGAGCTGGAGAGCGTCTTGAAGCAGTATTTTGGGTACTCGGAGTTCCGAGGGAGGCAGCTAGAGGCCATTGAGGCTGTTCTTTCAG GAAGGGATTGCTTCTGTTTGATGCCAACTGGAGGTGGCAAGTCAATGTGCTACCAGATCCCTGCTCTAGTGAAGACAGGCGTTGTTCTTGTTATCTCACCCTTGATAG CGCTAATG GAGAATCAGGTTAGCAGCTTGAAAAGTAAAGGAATTCCAGCTGAATTTCTCTCTTCCACACAAACAACTGCTAACAAAAACAAG ATACATGAAGATCTCGATTCTGGCAATCCTTCTTTAAAATTGTTGTATGTCACTCCTGAGTTAGTTGCAACATCTGGCTTCAAGGCAAAGTTAACAAAGCTCCACAACAGGGGTCTTCTTGGTCTTGTTGCTATTGATGAG GCTCATTGTATTTCAACTTGGGGCCATGATTTCAG ACCTAGCTACCGCAAGATTTCATCATTGAGGAAGCAGTTCCCAGATATCCCGATATTGGCTTTGACTGCAACTGCTGTCCCAAA AGTCCAGAAAGATGTGATATCATCATTGTCCTTGCAAAACCCAGTCATTCTTAAAGCTTCCTTTAATCGACCTAATATCTTCTATGAAG TTCGTTAcaaggatcttcttgatgatgttTATTCTGATATATCGAATTTACTGAAGTCCAGCGGAAATGTTTGCTCAATCATATATTGCCTTGAACGTGCTGCCTGTGATGATCTGACTATGCATTTGTCACAGCTGGGCATCTCTTCTGCTG CTTATCATGCTGGCCTGAATAGTAAAGTGCGAACTACCGTTCTTGATGACTGGCTTTCATCAAGGACTCAAGTTGTTGTTGCAACTGTAGCATTTGG AGGTGCTTTGTTTATATATTGGAGCTATTCATCTTTTCAGGGTATTGATAGACAAGATGTCCGCATCGTGTGCCATTTCAACTTGCCTAAGTCAATGGAATCTTTCTACCAGGAGTCCGGACGTGCTGGTCGTGACCAACAGCCTTCCAGGAGTGTTTTGTATTATGGGTTAGAGGACCGAAGGAGAATG GAATTTATTTTGAGAAACAGCAGCAGTAGAAAACAACagccatcttcttcttcaactGAGCTTTCAGAGAAGACCCTAGCCGACTTTAGTCAG ATAGTTGATTATTGTGAGAGTTCTAGCTGCCGACGAAAAAAGATTATTGAGAGTTTTGGAGAAAAG GTACAACCAACTTTATGCCAACGCACATGCGATGCTTGCAAGCACCCAAATCAAGTGTCCTCACATTTGGAGGACCTTCGGCGTGTGCCCAACTGTCGCTTTAACAAGATATCTCCAGTCTTCCAAAC CTCATCAGTTGACCCAAAACACTTTAACACGGAATTTTGGAATCGTGAAGATGACGTAAGCATATCAGATGAAGATATATCAGATTCTGATG ATGAGGAAGAGGCACTGAGCAATATCACCATTTCAAAGCTTCCATCAAAAGGAGGGTTCGAAGCAAGACTCGAGGCCTTGGAGCGTGCTGAAAATGCTTACAATCAAGCCAAAGGTCAAACTAAACCGCAG GGTGGCAACCTTGTTGACAAGAAGAGCATATCTCAGACTCTAAGAGATGCAAGCAGGAAAAGATTGTCAGGTGCGCTTGGACAAGCAAAGCTCCGTCTTGGGGATCTGCG GTTTGCTGAAGAGGCTTCTGCTACACACCTTGAAACAGAGTGCTTCAAGAAGTATCAGAAAGTGGGAAAGACGTTCTACAACTCCCAGATAGCTGCCACGGTTCGGTGGCTGTCGTCTTCAACTTCTGACCAAATCCACGGCCGACTCGAAGCCCTTACCAACCAGACTACAGAAGCTGGTGCAGCCACCAGCTCTCCTTGCATCATTTCTGATGCTTTGGGTAAAGCGGAAAAGCCAGCAGAAGCTACTGTAAGCTATGAGCTCGCGAAAACCGAGCCTTCTGATGAGTTTGCGAAGACCATGGCTTCAACTGAAAACATGGAGCCTTCCAAGATGTCACCACCTGAGAAATCCGTAGGCGAAGAAGCGAGAAGAGATGGCGCGATCGGTACCATGGACCTTCCCAAGATACCATCATTCAGAGAATTCATGAGCCAGAAGGGAAGGGATCGTGCAACCAGTTCTTCTAGGGCAGAGAGCCAGCCTCGCGGCATTCCTAGAAAGGCTGGCCCTGTGATCAGCAAGGAAGGAACGACAGGAACATCAAAGAAGATGAAACTATGA
- the LOC109768251 gene encoding uncharacterized protein, whose product MATATMATAAGAAALLYYTLNRRLHTEKLDREGDSDGESGRDAAAGGALESHSMSRVSRRDVRAPATWLETISTLSETLRFTYSETLGKWPIGDLAFGISFLLKRQGNLSVASIYAGDDSVELKGASVVTDLKYLLNLLTLCWHFSKKPFPLFLEATGYSTEDVLMQEPKAGILKPAFTILLDRDRQCILLLIRGTHSIRDTLTAATGAVVPFHHTIVKEGGVSDLVLGYAHFGMVAAARWIAKLATPCLTEALHLYPDYKIKVVGHSLGGGTAALLTYVLREQQEFASATCVSFAPAACMTWELAESGVHFITTVINGADLVPTFSAAAVDDLRSEVTASAWLNDLRHQIEQTRILSTFYRSASALGSRLPSIANAKARVAGAGAILRPVSNGTQVVMRRARSVAQAAWTRPGLQLSSWACIGPRRRNTTSIVTSEEITTSTTNGGSESTSLLTETTMETTEIVTSETTQYAASEEVQSTISASDAVGTLDDKVDSDGEDIIDHHVDEDRITEVELWQQLENELYRKREGENDIVEEMTESNIAEEVGGRAQDVLSEPNEKEVHRFYPPGKIMHVITSTREAAIDDDETSEHEDEEPDLHQVDAAGESETSIGIFLTPRSLYGKLRLSKMMINDHYMPMYRRNIEQLVAELEKDLAL is encoded by the exons ATGGCAACGGCCACAATGGCGACGGCTGCCGGCGCCGCCGCGCTGCTCTACTACACGCTCAACCGCCGCCTGCACACGGAGAAGCTGGACAGGGAAGGGGACTCGGACGGCGAGAGTGGCAGGgacgcggcggcgggcggcgcgctGGAGTCCCATAGCATgagccgggtgtcgcggagggaTGTGCGTGCCCCAGCCACGTGGCTGGAGACCATCTCGACCCTGTCAGAGACGCTGCGCTTCACGTACTCTGAGACCCTTGGGAAGTGGCCCATCGGGGACCTCGCCTTCGGAATCAGCTTCCTCCTCAAGAGACAG GGAAACTTATCTGTAGCAAGCATATATGCTGGAGATGATAGTGTGGAGCTCAAAGGAGCTTCGGTAGTTACGGACTTGAAGTATCTTTTGAATTTGTTGACACTGTGTTGGCATTTTTCCAAAAAGCCATTCCCGTTATTTTTGGAAGCTACTGGCTACTCCACAGAGGATGTTCTTATGCAAGAACCTAAAGCAGGA ATTTTGAAGCCAGCTTTCACCATTTTACTTGATAGAGACAGACAATGTATACTTCTACTAATTAGAGGCACCCACAGTATCAGGGATACCCTGACAGCTGCTACAGGTGCTGTGGTTCCATTCCACCATACAATAGTCAAAGAAGGTGGTGTTAGTGATCTAGTTTTGGGGTATGCACATTTTGGGATGGTCGCAGCGGCTAGATGGATTGCAAAGCTTGCAACTCCTTGTCTCACAGAAGCATTACATTTGTATCCAGACTATAAAATAAAG GTTGTTGGACATTCACTTGGAGGTGGTACAGCAGCTCTCTTGACATATGTCCTGAGGGAACAGCAGGAGTTTGCCTCTGCTACTTGCGTGTCATTTGCTCCAG CTGCTTGTATGACATGGGAGCTGGCTGAGTCAGGAGTACATTTTATCACTACAGTCATCAATGGAGCTGATTTGGTGCCAACATTTTCGGCGGCGGCAGTAGACGATCTTCGTTCAGAG GTGACGGCATCTGCTTGGCTGAATGATCTCCGTCACCAAATTGAGCAAACTAGAATCCTGAGCACTTTCTATCGATCTGCATCTGCCTTGGGATCGCGACTTCCTTCTATAGCAAATGCTAAAGCTAGAGTAGCTGGTGCTGGTGCCATCCTAAGACCTGTATCTAATGGGACACAG GTTGTAATGAGGAGAGCTCGCAGTGTAGCACAAGCAGCGTGGACAAGACCGGGGCTACAACTATCCTCATGGGCTTGTATTGGGCCAAGGCGACGGAATACTACCTCAATTGTCACATCAGAAGAAATAACAACTTCCACTACCAATGGTGGCTCTGAATCCACTTCACTATTGACGGAGACCACGATGGAAACCACAGAGATAGTTACATCTGAAACCACGCAGTATGCTGCATCAGAAGAGGTCCAGAGCACCATCTCGGCATCCGATGCTGTTGGTACCTTGGATGACAAGGTAGATAGTGACGGTGAAGACATCATCGATCATCACGTGGATGAGGACAGGATCACCGAAGTAGAGCTGTGGCAACAACTCGAAAACGAGCTGTACCGGAAAAGGGAAGGGGAGAACGACATAGTGGAAGAGATGACTGAAAGTAACATCGCCGAGGAAGTTGGCGGCAGAGCTCAAGATGTCCTCAGTGAACCCAACGAGAAGGAGGTCCACAGATTCTACCCACCCGGGAAAATCATGCACGTAATAACATCCACAAGAGAAGCAGCCATAGACGACGACGAGACCAGCGAACATGAGGATGAAGAGCCAGACCTTCACCAAGTTGATGCTGCCGGGGAGTCGGAGACAAGCATAGGGATCTTCTTGACGCCAAGATCTCTGTATGGCAAGCTGAGGCTGTCTAAGATGATGATCAACGATCATTACATGCCGATGTACAGAAGAAACATCGAGCAGTTGGTTGCGGAGCTTGAGAAAGACCTGGCTCTGTAG